A stretch of DNA from Cannabis sativa cultivar Pink pepper isolate KNU-18-1 chromosome X, ASM2916894v1, whole genome shotgun sequence:
ACCTCAACGAGTAGATCACACCCATGCCAACCGTTTGTCAAAACGGTACACGATGTCAACGGAAAGTCGCCGGAAAGGGGCAGAGCTACAAAAATGTCACCAAAAAAAGTTGTGAACCGGGAAAAATGGTTTAGTGTAGGTTGTTCTTCTCGACGAGCTGAGTTTAGTGGTGAAGGCGATTCGTCAAACGGACACCGGAGGTGACCGGAAAATCcgttcaaagtttgaaatcccaaactttgacttgcgatccCGAGTCAATGGTGGCGAAAGGAGTGGCGGCGCTTGGTGGGTGAGGTCGCCGGCAGCTGGAGTTCCGTTCTGACCGGCGCGTTGGGTCGGGCGGTGGCCGGAGGTTGGTCGCCAGAGTGGTGGTGGTTATGGAGGTTTatgggttttatttttttgtattttaaagagagagaaagagagaaatatagatagagagagagggggacGAAGGGTTcagtatataatttaatttttttttaatatacatatatatattattttattattattttatatatatataaacatatttgacTCGGTCAAACTGAGTCTTTACATTCTCCcctccttaaagaaatttcgtcccgaaattttaaAGTACAACCtcaagttaaaaattaaacaagtgaGGATACTTCATATACATCTCGGACTCTATCTCCCAAGTAGCCTCGTCTTCTCTGTGATTTTTCCATAAGACCTTGACTACTGGAATCTCTCTGTTCCTTAACACTTTTAGCTCTCTCGCCAAGATTTtgacaggttgctcttcataagtCACATCTTCCTGAAGAGGGATAGCCTCATACTCAATAACATGTGACGGATCTGGAGTATACTTCCTCAACATAGACACATGGAACACATTATGAACATGTCTCAACCGTCCTGGTAAGTTTAATCGATAAGACACATCCCCAATCCTCTCGATAACCTCAAAAGGCCCAATATATCTCGGGGCTAGCTTACCCTTCACTCCAAATCTCGTTACACCACGCATAGGAGTAACTTTCAAGAAGACATAATCACCCACATCAAACTCAACTTCCCGTCGATGGAGATCGGCATAGCTTTTCTGACGACTTTGAACAACCTTAAGTCTTTCTTGGATTCCCTTAATCTTTTTAGTGGTGCTAGTGATAATCTGAGGTCCAATAGTGACATGCTCATGTGGTTCTGCCCAACACAATGGTGATCTTCATGGTCTCCCATATAAGGCCTCATAAGGAGCCATGCCTATACTGGcttggtagctattgttgtatgtGAATTCCACTAGTGACAAATGTTCTCCCCAACTACCTCCAAAATCCAAAACACAAGAGCGAAGCATGTCTTCCAAAGTCTGTATGGTCCTCTCAGACTGTCCATCTGTCTGTGGATGATGGGCAGTACTCAAGTGAAGTTCAGTCCCTAAGGCTTGTTGCAAGGCCTTCCAAAACCTTGATGTAAATCGAGGATCTCTATCAGAAACAATGCTTGAAGGCACTCCATGTAGTCGAACTATATTGTCTACATAAAGTCGAGCTAGCTTGGTAAGCTTGTAATCCTTCCTGATTGGAATAAAATGAGCAGACTTAGTCAAACGATCAACAATAACCCAAACAGCGTCATGCTTCAAAGGTGTTAATGGCAACCCCGTAACAAAGTCCATGGTAATCttgtcccacttccattctggtatagGCAAAGGTTGAAGTAAACCTGAGGGTCTCTGATGCTCAGCCTTCACTTGCTGACATACTATACACTTAGCTACAAAGCtggccacatctcttttcattccTTCCCACCAATATTGTCTCtttaaatcttggtacatctttgtacTTCCAGGATGTACAGCGAATTTGGATCTATGGGCCTCAATCAAAATGGTCTCCCTAAGTTCAGGGATATCTGCAACAACTAGTCTTCCCATATGGTATAGATACCCTTCACTATTAACTGTCCACCCATCTAGTTGCTCACCATCCTGGATTCGGTTCCAAATTTGTCTTAGTTTTTCATCTTGCCACTGACGTTGCTTAACTTGTTGAAGTAGTACTGGTGTAGCCACTAAGTTAGAGATACAAGCTACTTCTTCCCCTTCATAGTATTGCAAGTTATGATCACCCATTGTGATTGTCCTTTTCCAGTCCTCAAGAGCCAAACATGCCAAAGTACTATGAGGCTTTCTACTTAGTGCATCAGCTACTACAttagctttcccggggtgatactgCAAAGTGAAATCATAGTCTTCCATATACTCAACCCATCTTCTTTGCCTCAAGTTCAAGTCCCTTTGAGTAAAAAGATACTTCAAGCTCTTATGATCTGAGTATAACTCAAACTTTACGCCATATAAATAACATCTCCAAATTTTCAAGACAAAGATTACCGCagcaagttctaggtcatgtGTAGGGTAATTCTTCTCATGTGGTTTCAATTGTCGAGAAGCATAGGCAACCACCTTGCCGTTTTGCATGAGGACACCTCCTAATCCAGTACCTGAAGCATCAGTGAATACCACATATGGTTCCTCACTATTAGGAACAGTGAGAACAGGCGCCGAAGTTAATCTTTCCTTCAATTCTCTAAAAGCTTCTTCGCAACTATCATCCCACATAAACTTTACTTCTTTTCTTGTTAACTTCGTCAAAGGCATAGCGATTCGTGAGAAATTCTCTACAAAGCGACGGTAGTAGCCTGCCAACccaagaaaacttcgaacttcagtGACATTCTTTGGTCTTTCCCACTGTAGAATAGAGTCTATCTTTGCAGGATCAACGGTGATACCATCTTGAGAAATTACATGGCCCAAGAACTTGACTTCAGTCATCCAAAATTCACACTTCTCTTTCTTAGCGTATAATTGATGATCTCTCAATGTCTGTAATACTGTTGTCAAGTGTTCAGCATGATCCTCACGTGTCTTAGAATACACCAAGATGTCATCAATAAATACCACCACAAACTTATCCAAGAAAGGTCTAAAgactctattcataagatccataaatgcAGCAGGTGCATTCGTTAACCCAAATGGCATTACCAAAAACTCAAAGTGTCCATACCGTGTCCTGAAAGCAGTCTTAGGGATATCTTCTTCCCTAATCCTCAATTGATGGTAGCCTGACCtcagatcaatctttgaaaagaactttgaaccaccaagttgatcaaATAGTTCATCAATCCTCGGTAAAggatatttgtttttaattgtcatcTGATTCAGCTTTCTATAGTCGACACAAAGTCGCAAAGTCCCATCAGCTTTCTTGGCAAACAAGACTGAAGCTCCCCATGGAGAAGTACTATGTCTGATGTAACCCTTATCCATTAACTCCCCTAATTGTTTTTTTCAATTCAGTCAACTCTGCAGGTGCCATGCGATAAGGCGCAATAGAAACTGGTTGAGCTCCGGGAATCAAATAAATGCAAAACTCGATCTCCCTatcaggtggtaaccctggtaaATCCTCTGGAAACACATTCGGAAAACCACTAACCACTGATATCCAAGGGAACTCGTCTAAATTCCTAGACTCATCATCGATCGCAAACAGATTCCCATAACACTTTAAGTTTCTctttccacctaaacatgccCTTAAGATAGGATTTGTCTCACTGTACTCATGTTGGCTCGATAAACAATGAAATCACCACTAAGGGTTATAAGAGTCACTCTTTTACGTGAACAATCCACAATAGCTTGGTATTTAGACAACCAATCCATACCAAGAATTACATCAAATTTCCCCATAGGCAACACTAGTAAGTTTCCAGACAACTTGTGTCCCTCGAACACAATACAAACTGACCTACATATGGTGGATACCTCACCATGTCCCCCCATAGGTACACTCAAATGCAATGCAGGACTAAGAGTTTCCCAACTCAAACCCAACATACTAGCAAACATCAAAGATATAAAGGAATGTGATGCACCAGTATCAAATAACACATGAGTCCAAGAGTGTGAGATAAGAACCATACCATCAACAACTCCCTGGTCAGCACCGCCCTGTACATCATCAACCCCAAAAGCGTAGGCTTGAGCGGATGACTTTGCTTTTGCCTTTCCCCTTTCCTGACTAGGATAGCTTGTACTTGCACCAGACCCTCCACCTTGATTGTATCCTCTTTGACTCCCACTAGGAGCAGGAGTTTGGA
This window harbors:
- the LOC133031968 gene encoding uncharacterized protein LOC133031968; this encodes MRGVTRFGVKGKLAPRYIGPFEVIERIGDVSYRLNLPGRLRHVHNVFHVSMLRKYTPDPSHVIEYEAIPLQEDVTYEEQPVKILARELKVLRNREIPVVKVLWKNHREDEATWEIESEMYMNSAPFRRLSVDIVYRFDKRLAWV